In a single window of the Natronosalvus caseinilyticus genome:
- a CDS encoding alpha/beta fold hydrolase yields the protein MPTVRNRGASLFYSAEGEDGDEGPPVVFVNEAGLGGWLWSWQHASLAGPFETVVWDLRGTGRSEETAGPHDLETLASDFEAICREVESRSVHAVGLGLGGAIALEAARSSGRVETLTLLGTAAHGSVFDLEPLLDAPESNGREPSGDPTAAPDDRRNAIRTTLESALSADFRDRQPDVVDGIVDWRLEGDADPAGRQAQLAALAEFDARDWLVEVTQPTQVLHGTADALVPPDAGRDLANGLPRGTFVPLEGAGHLANVERSRAVNDRLFGFLEGHTDGLER from the coding sequence ATGCCGACCGTACGGAACCGCGGCGCGTCGCTGTTCTACAGCGCCGAGGGCGAGGATGGCGACGAGGGCCCGCCGGTCGTCTTCGTCAACGAGGCCGGACTCGGCGGCTGGCTCTGGAGCTGGCAACACGCCTCCCTGGCCGGTCCCTTCGAGACCGTCGTTTGGGACCTTCGCGGGACCGGACGCTCCGAGGAAACGGCCGGGCCGCACGACCTCGAGACGCTCGCGAGCGATTTCGAGGCCATCTGCCGCGAGGTCGAGAGCCGGAGCGTCCACGCCGTCGGCCTGGGACTCGGCGGTGCCATCGCTCTCGAGGCCGCCCGCTCGAGCGGGCGCGTCGAAACGCTGACGCTCCTGGGAACCGCCGCACACGGGTCGGTATTCGACCTCGAGCCCCTGCTCGACGCGCCGGAGTCCAACGGGAGAGAACCGAGCGGCGATCCGACGGCCGCCCCAGACGACCGACGCAACGCGATTCGAACCACCCTCGAGTCCGCCCTCTCCGCGGACTTTCGGGACCGCCAGCCGGACGTCGTCGACGGCATCGTCGACTGGCGCCTCGAGGGCGACGCCGATCCCGCCGGGCGACAGGCACAACTCGCCGCTCTCGCCGAGTTCGACGCCCGAGATTGGCTCGTCGAGGTCACCCAGCCGACACAGGTCCTCCACGGGACGGCCGACGCGCTCGTTCCACCCGACGCCGGACGCGACCTCGCCAACGGCCTGCCGAGAGGGACGTTCGTTCCGCTCGAGGGCGCTGGCCACCTCGCGAACGTCGAACGCTCTCGGGCGGTGAACGATCGCTTGTTCGGGTTCCTCGAGGGTCACACCGATGGCCTCGAGCGGTGA
- a CDS encoding HD domain-containing protein has protein sequence MNAIKDAVHDYVEVDGVAQDLLDTAAMQRLRYVKQLSTVRLVYPSASHTRFEHSLGVYHLARQALTHLGIEGARAEAVRAAALLHDVGHGPYGHQTERIIERHLGRHHDDVHHLFEDSELAAVLESHGLAPEVVANLIAGEGKLGQLVSGDLDVDRMDYLVRDAHHTGVPYGTVDPGRLVRVLQFVDDALVLEEGNVATAESLLVARALMNATVYRHHVSRIAGSMLERASETLLEETDLTAERFARMTDADLLSALRECQSTTDFAARLAERRLYKRAAWAELEAVPEWLLEADHDEVRELEDDVANRADVDPRSVVVDCPGRPSMPETETRVVVGGSIRRLHEQSPLVQGLQAAQRAQWRLGVYAPEADLEAVERTASSVLALE, from the coding sequence ATGAACGCGATCAAAGACGCCGTCCACGACTACGTCGAGGTCGACGGCGTCGCACAGGATCTCCTGGACACGGCGGCGATGCAGCGACTCCGGTACGTCAAACAGCTCTCGACCGTCCGACTGGTCTATCCCTCAGCCAGCCACACCCGGTTCGAACACAGCCTCGGGGTCTACCACCTCGCGCGCCAGGCGCTCACCCACCTCGGTATCGAGGGGGCCCGCGCGGAGGCCGTCCGTGCGGCGGCCCTGCTCCACGACGTCGGCCACGGCCCCTACGGCCACCAGACCGAACGGATCATCGAGCGCCACCTCGGACGTCACCACGACGACGTTCACCACCTCTTCGAGGACTCAGAACTGGCGGCTGTTCTCGAGTCCCATGGCCTGGCACCGGAGGTGGTCGCGAACCTGATCGCCGGTGAGGGCAAACTCGGCCAGCTCGTTTCGGGGGACCTCGACGTCGACCGGATGGACTACCTCGTGCGCGACGCCCACCACACGGGCGTCCCCTACGGCACGGTCGACCCGGGGCGGCTCGTTCGAGTCCTCCAGTTCGTCGACGACGCACTCGTCCTGGAGGAGGGCAACGTCGCTACCGCCGAGAGCCTGCTCGTTGCCCGTGCGCTGATGAACGCGACCGTCTATCGCCATCACGTCTCCCGAATTGCGGGCTCGATGCTCGAGCGCGCCTCCGAGACCCTGCTCGAGGAGACCGACCTGACTGCCGAGCGGTTCGCCCGGATGACCGATGCGGACCTCCTGTCGGCGCTGCGCGAGTGCCAGTCCACTACCGATTTCGCGGCCCGACTCGCGGAACGGCGCCTCTACAAACGAGCGGCCTGGGCCGAACTCGAGGCGGTTCCGGAGTGGCTGCTCGAGGCCGACCACGACGAGGTCCGGGAACTCGAGGACGACGTCGCCAACCGGGCCGACGTCGACCCCCGGTCGGTCGTCGTCGACTGTCCCGGCCGGCCGAGCATGCCCGAGACCGAGACGCGCGTCGTCGTCGGCGGCTCTATCCGCCGACTCCACGAACAGTCGCCGCTCGTCCAGGGGTTGCAGGCCGCTCAGCGCGCCCAGTGGCGACTCGGCGTCTACGCCCCGGAGGCCGATCTCGAGGCCGTCGAACGAACGGCCTCGTCGGTGCTGGCACTCGAGTGA
- a CDS encoding conditioned medium-induced protein 4, protein MNEKTEELRDIFTSVTDGEETVTESQEDTRGSLEKDERTVEERLENVIAQMRERYGFETPLSEAELQTVARRYYERDGDDEIAADLEVDPQDVFEARCALHLVDEGDADEIDLVAIRERDEADATLAEEYGVDPKTIRRYRLVAAAKAESRAANDRYRDEFDSLLADSELASKMASDVREDGLEDATEGMETDVSF, encoded by the coding sequence ATGAACGAGAAAACCGAAGAACTCCGAGACATCTTCACGAGCGTCACCGACGGCGAAGAGACCGTCACCGAATCCCAGGAAGACACCCGTGGATCGCTCGAGAAGGACGAGCGAACCGTCGAAGAGCGCCTCGAGAACGTGATCGCACAGATGCGCGAACGCTACGGTTTCGAGACGCCGTTATCGGAGGCGGAACTACAGACCGTCGCGAGACGATACTACGAACGCGACGGTGACGACGAGATCGCCGCCGACCTCGAGGTCGACCCGCAAGACGTCTTCGAGGCCCGGTGTGCCCTGCACCTGGTTGACGAGGGCGACGCCGACGAGATCGACCTGGTAGCGATTCGCGAACGGGACGAGGCCGACGCGACCCTCGCCGAGGAGTACGGCGTCGACCCGAAGACGATCCGGCGCTATCGCCTGGTCGCGGCCGCGAAAGCGGAATCACGAGCGGCGAACGACCGCTACCGCGACGAGTTCGATAGCCTGCTTGCCGACTCGGAACTCGCCTCCAAGATGGCGAGCGACGTCCGGGAGGACGGCCTCGAGGACGCGACCGAAGGCATGGAAACGGACGTCTCCTTCTAA
- a CDS encoding CRISPR-associated protein Cas4 has protein sequence MTHVAFSDLRTATYCPRKLYYARRADDREPPPGVAAVRDLATRYDSLLAATDEALADEPIDLEPSVYRARLCRTRDRLTNATEETRFQPPPNRDHGATAVDGNRWAATCDPATIDALVTGRECRGIVHKVLTDPLEPALVSVGKPPDQGVWKSQRVHAVAAAKALAWEHQRPVGGAWLEYPAYGEIRYVPMTTRRKAEYRRALRTVRELEEPPSRLSNREKCTACEYADTCSVRTRSLRSLLGFG, from the coding sequence ATGACGCACGTCGCGTTCAGCGACCTCCGGACGGCCACCTACTGTCCGCGAAAGCTCTACTACGCCCGACGCGCCGACGACCGCGAGCCGCCACCCGGAGTCGCCGCCGTCCGCGACCTCGCGACCCGGTACGACTCCCTCCTCGCGGCGACCGACGAGGCACTCGCCGACGAGCCGATCGACCTCGAGCCGTCCGTCTATCGTGCCAGGCTCTGTCGAACGCGCGACCGACTGACGAACGCCACTGAGGAGACGCGGTTCCAGCCGCCGCCGAATCGCGACCACGGCGCGACGGCGGTAGACGGGAATCGGTGGGCGGCGACCTGTGACCCTGCCACCATTGACGCCCTCGTCACCGGTCGAGAGTGCCGCGGAATCGTACACAAGGTGTTGACCGATCCGCTCGAACCGGCGCTCGTCTCCGTCGGCAAACCGCCCGACCAGGGCGTCTGGAAATCCCAGCGCGTCCACGCCGTCGCTGCCGCGAAGGCCCTCGCCTGGGAACACCAGCGGCCGGTCGGCGGCGCCTGGCTCGAGTATCCGGCCTACGGAGAGATCCGGTACGTGCCGATGACGACGCGCCGAAAGGCAGAGTACCGACGGGCACTCCGAACCGTCCGCGAACTCGAGGAGCCACCGTCGCGACTCAGCAACCGCGAGAAGTGCACCGCCTGCGAGTACGCCGACACCTGCAGCGTCCGGACGCGGAGCCTCCGGTCGTTGCTTGGGTTCGGGTGA
- a CDS encoding type 1 glutamine amidotransferase → MTQVRLALLNAAYEGESTRRNFRRELDASLAEFDITDGELPETYDYDGVVVTGSRASVYWDEPWIGPTREWVAEAIDRDIPHLGVCWGHQLLADVLGGTVDDMGDYEVGYSEIERLEDSRLFEGLDERFTAYTSHSDAVVELPPGATPLAENEYSNHGYACGRVFGVQFHPEFDQPTMRKLLENKDLEPVYRDHLLEQVTDENHARTRPASLVFENFTDYVRELQASADREHESTGLDTTDISA, encoded by the coding sequence ATGACACAGGTGCGGCTCGCGCTGCTCAACGCCGCCTACGAGGGCGAGAGCACGCGGCGGAACTTTCGACGCGAACTCGACGCCTCGCTCGCCGAGTTCGACATCACTGACGGCGAACTCCCGGAGACGTACGACTACGACGGCGTCGTCGTGACCGGCTCCCGAGCGTCGGTCTACTGGGACGAACCGTGGATCGGTCCCACCAGAGAGTGGGTCGCCGAGGCAATCGACCGCGACATCCCTCACCTGGGGGTCTGCTGGGGACACCAGCTGCTCGCGGACGTACTAGGGGGGACCGTCGACGACATGGGCGACTACGAAGTCGGGTACAGCGAGATCGAACGCCTCGAGGACAGCCGGCTGTTCGAGGGCCTCGACGAGCGCTTCACCGCCTACACCAGCCACTCGGATGCTGTCGTCGAACTCCCGCCCGGTGCCACGCCGCTGGCCGAAAACGAATACTCGAATCACGGATACGCCTGCGGCCGGGTCTTCGGAGTGCAGTTCCACCCCGAATTCGACCAGCCGACGATGCGAAAACTGCTCGAGAACAAGGACCTCGAGCCGGTCTACCGTGACCACTTGCTCGAGCAGGTCACAGACGAAAATCACGCCAGAACCCGCCCTGCGAGCCTGGTTTTCGAGAACTTTACCGACTACGTCCGCGAGTTGCAAGCGAGTGCCGATAGGGAGCACGAATCGACGGGACTGGACACCACCGATATTTCAGCCTGA
- the hisA gene encoding 1-(5-phosphoribosyl)-5-[(5-phosphoribosylamino)methylideneamino]imidazole-4-carboxamide isomerase, whose amino-acid sequence MSQQFTTFEVIPAVDVQDGEVVQLVQGERGTEKRYGDPVDAARRWIDAGARSLHLIDLDGAFEGERANADAIDAVLEAVDVPTQLGGGIRTASDAFDLLERGLDRVILGTAAVENPDVVAEISAEYPDSVVVSLDAKDGEVVVEGWTEGAGITPVDAARRYDDLGAAAILFTNVDVEGQLEGVRTGPVRDLVAATDVPIVASGGVASLEDVVALREAGAAAVVVGSALYEGAFTLEAAQRVADDE is encoded by the coding sequence ATGAGCCAGCAGTTCACGACGTTCGAGGTGATTCCGGCGGTTGACGTCCAGGACGGCGAGGTCGTCCAACTCGTGCAGGGCGAACGCGGCACCGAGAAACGCTACGGAGACCCTGTCGACGCTGCGAGGCGGTGGATCGACGCCGGCGCGCGCAGCCTCCACCTGATCGACCTCGACGGTGCGTTCGAGGGCGAGCGAGCGAACGCCGACGCCATCGACGCCGTCCTCGAGGCCGTCGACGTGCCAACCCAGCTCGGCGGCGGCATTCGAACCGCCAGCGACGCGTTCGACCTCCTCGAGCGGGGCCTCGATCGAGTTATCCTGGGAACGGCAGCCGTCGAGAATCCCGACGTCGTAGCCGAGATCAGCGCCGAGTACCCGGACTCCGTCGTCGTCAGCCTCGACGCAAAAGACGGCGAGGTCGTCGTCGAGGGTTGGACCGAAGGCGCCGGCATCACGCCCGTCGACGCCGCGAGGCGGTACGACGACCTCGGTGCCGCGGCGATCCTCTTCACGAACGTCGACGTCGAGGGCCAACTCGAGGGCGTCCGGACCGGCCCGGTCCGCGACCTCGTTGCGGCGACCGACGTTCCAATCGTCGCGAGTGGCGGGGTAGCGTCGCTCGAGGACGTCGTGGCGCTTCGCGAGGCCGGGGCCGCGGCGGTCGTGGTCGGGAGCGCGCTCTACGAGGGAGCGTTCACGCTCGAGGCGGCCCAGCGAGTGGCCGACGACGAGTGA
- a CDS encoding multicopper oxidase domain-containing protein, protein MRSFHSSGKRTVSRRRVLSTAGVAGLATLAGCTSPTSSREPGEDRTESDSSSSGASSSTDNWSGADATDVETDHPYTSSPEIVDLDETDGAVTLTTEAARHQLLGDDASGGPWELPEVWAWKTADGGPSVPGPLLRVTEGTEMEITYDNTEHNRPHTFHVHALKKNWMDDGAPTTTGRQVDAGETGTYEITANVPGTHLYHCHFQTQNHLDMGMYGILRVDPVDYDPPDKEFFLTIKDWDSRLSASMAGGDVTFSHRDRNPDVFTVNGRVAPYSLHPEEGSPMIVEQGDRVRIHITNNGYQPHSMHTHNHRFEVVEKDGSVVPETARYKEDVVPISPAERKTIEFTADADPGIYAMHCHRVNHVMNGERYPGGMLTGIVYEDALETEQFAALMKSAGYEG, encoded by the coding sequence ATGAGATCGTTTCACTCGAGTGGCAAACGAACGGTATCGCGACGACGGGTGCTCTCGACCGCCGGCGTCGCCGGACTCGCAACGCTTGCCGGCTGTACGTCGCCGACGAGTAGCCGAGAACCGGGAGAGGATCGAACTGAGTCGGACAGCAGCTCCAGCGGGGCATCCAGTTCGACCGACAACTGGAGTGGCGCGGACGCAACGGACGTCGAAACCGACCACCCATACACTTCGTCCCCCGAAATCGTCGACCTCGACGAAACCGACGGCGCGGTGACGCTGACGACCGAGGCCGCTCGCCACCAGTTGCTGGGGGACGACGCCAGCGGCGGACCGTGGGAACTCCCCGAAGTGTGGGCCTGGAAGACGGCCGACGGCGGCCCGAGCGTGCCGGGCCCGCTGCTCCGGGTGACCGAGGGAACGGAGATGGAGATCACCTACGACAACACCGAACACAACCGCCCGCACACCTTCCACGTCCACGCCCTGAAGAAGAACTGGATGGACGATGGAGCCCCGACGACGACCGGCCGGCAGGTCGACGCCGGGGAGACGGGAACTTACGAAATCACGGCCAACGTGCCCGGCACCCACCTCTATCACTGCCACTTCCAGACACAGAATCACCTCGACATGGGAATGTACGGCATTCTCCGCGTCGATCCCGTCGATTACGACCCACCGGACAAGGAGTTCTTCCTCACGATCAAAGACTGGGACAGTCGACTCTCGGCCTCGATGGCAGGCGGTGACGTCACCTTCAGTCATCGCGACCGGAACCCCGACGTGTTCACCGTCAACGGGCGAGTCGCACCGTACAGCCTCCATCCGGAAGAGGGGTCACCCATGATCGTCGAGCAAGGTGACCGGGTCCGCATTCACATCACCAACAACGGTTATCAGCCTCACTCGATGCATACCCACAACCACCGCTTCGAGGTCGTCGAAAAGGACGGAAGCGTCGTCCCCGAGACGGCCCGATACAAGGAGGACGTGGTCCCGATCTCGCCCGCCGAGCGAAAGACCATCGAGTTCACCGCCGACGCAGATCCCGGCATCTACGCGATGCACTGTCACAGAGTCAACCACGTGATGAACGGCGAACGCTATCCCGGCGGCATGCTCACCGGAATCGTCTACGAGGACGCCCTCGAGACCGAACAGTTCGCGGCGTTGATGAAGAGCGCAGGGTACGAGGGCTGA
- the hisB gene encoding imidazoleglycerol-phosphate dehydratase HisB, translating to MSQRTATVSRETGETSIECTLAIDGSGTAEVDTGIGFFDHMCTAFAKHGLFDLELECDGDLHVDDHHTVEDVAIVVGTAFDEALGDRAGIVRYADRRVPLDEAVADAVVDVSGRSRFYFDGTFSQDRIGEFTSDMARHFAESLAMHAGLTLHLAVDGENAHHEVEALFKALARTLDDATRIDERREGTPSTKGTL from the coding sequence ATGAGCCAGCGAACGGCGACCGTCTCCCGCGAAACGGGCGAGACCAGCATCGAGTGCACCCTCGCCATCGACGGATCGGGAACGGCCGAGGTCGACACCGGGATCGGCTTCTTCGATCACATGTGTACCGCCTTCGCCAAGCACGGCCTGTTCGACCTCGAACTCGAGTGCGACGGTGACCTCCACGTCGACGACCACCACACCGTCGAGGACGTCGCCATCGTCGTCGGGACCGCGTTCGACGAGGCGCTGGGCGATCGCGCGGGAATCGTCCGGTACGCCGACCGGCGCGTCCCGCTCGACGAGGCGGTCGCCGACGCGGTCGTCGACGTGAGCGGGCGCTCCCGGTTTTACTTCGACGGCACGTTCTCACAGGATCGGATCGGGGAGTTCACGAGCGACATGGCGCGTCACTTCGCCGAGTCGCTGGCGATGCACGCCGGACTCACCCTCCACCTGGCCGTCGACGGCGAGAACGCCCACCACGAGGTCGAGGCGCTATTCAAGGCACTCGCACGAACGCTCGACGACGCGACGCGAATCGACGAGCGGCGCGAGGGAACGCCGAGCACCAAAGGAACGCTCTAG
- a CDS encoding heterodisulfide reductase-related iron-sulfur binding cluster — MNVVAQTEVTRETYYGISSVEKVLFYFLAAVAILVFLFGVYARFARYAEGDDDPFPRVDDLASRVVAAAKIVLTNEKQFNRDLYGGLMHAFIFWGFLSLFIATSILAFDEYAFGALLATSFWHGDFYLAYQFMVDAMGLLFVVGLGMAMYRRYWVQNERLWGRHTSLEDTAFVWILFLLGLGGFVLEGIRIYATGMPEFEVVSFVGYGLAMGLGALESMGMTESLATSMHWWAWWSHSLLAFFFIAWIPYAKPFHMLSSFANVVTRDEKAGKRLPGVPADLDATNAESIDDFTWKEILDQDACTKCGRCSAVCPAKASDRPLDPRNVILDLKSYRESLDAGGEERPIIADGGTSVIDAETMESCMACMACMDACPVEIEHLQSFTRLNRQLVDQGDVDSNMQDVFQNVMQNGNTFGDSPRNRADWADDLEFDLADARDEEVEYLWYVGDYPSYDERNKRVARSLATILEAADVSFGILFEDEKYDGNDIRRIGEEFLYLELAGHHVESFEACDFEKLICTDPHSYNTFENEYPEVDFEEFADDPMMPFEYDEYWNQDGDVEVLHWTQAVEELVTDGKLALSGTELDYTVTYHDPCHLGRYNDEYEAPRELIRATGCDLQEMPRNRADSFCCGGGGGGLWMDFDEEPKPSEERLREALEDTDAGAGVEKFVVACPMCMTMYEDGRKTGGFEEDIEIVDVAELLVEAIGERETAGLE, encoded by the coding sequence ATGAACGTTGTCGCACAGACGGAGGTGACCAGGGAAACGTACTACGGCATCTCCTCCGTGGAGAAGGTGCTGTTTTACTTCCTCGCCGCCGTCGCCATCCTTGTCTTCCTGTTCGGCGTCTACGCGCGGTTCGCGCGCTACGCCGAGGGAGACGACGACCCCTTCCCTCGCGTCGACGACCTCGCGAGTCGCGTCGTCGCCGCGGCGAAAATCGTCCTGACGAACGAGAAGCAGTTCAATCGCGACCTCTATGGCGGGTTGATGCACGCCTTCATCTTCTGGGGCTTTCTCTCGCTGTTCATCGCGACCTCGATTCTCGCCTTCGACGAGTACGCCTTCGGCGCTCTGCTCGCGACTTCCTTCTGGCACGGCGACTTCTACCTGGCCTACCAGTTTATGGTCGACGCGATGGGTTTGCTGTTCGTCGTCGGCCTCGGGATGGCGATGTACCGCCGGTACTGGGTACAGAACGAACGCCTATGGGGACGACACACCTCCCTCGAGGACACCGCGTTCGTCTGGATTCTCTTCTTACTCGGCCTCGGCGGGTTCGTTCTCGAGGGGATTCGGATCTACGCGACCGGCATGCCCGAGTTCGAGGTGGTGAGCTTCGTCGGCTACGGCCTGGCGATGGGTCTCGGGGCGCTCGAGTCGATGGGTATGACCGAGTCGCTCGCGACCTCGATGCACTGGTGGGCCTGGTGGTCGCACTCGCTGCTCGCGTTCTTCTTCATCGCGTGGATCCCCTACGCGAAGCCGTTCCACATGCTCTCCTCGTTCGCCAACGTCGTCACGCGCGACGAGAAGGCCGGCAAGCGCCTGCCCGGCGTCCCCGCCGACCTGGACGCGACGAACGCCGAGTCCATCGACGACTTCACCTGGAAGGAGATTCTCGACCAGGACGCCTGTACCAAGTGTGGGCGCTGCTCGGCAGTCTGCCCCGCGAAAGCGTCCGACCGGCCGCTCGACCCGCGGAACGTCATCCTCGATCTGAAGTCCTACCGCGAGAGTCTCGACGCCGGCGGTGAGGAACGTCCGATCATCGCCGACGGCGGCACGAGCGTCATCGACGCGGAGACGATGGAATCGTGCATGGCCTGCATGGCCTGCATGGACGCCTGTCCCGTCGAGATCGAGCACCTCCAGTCCTTTACGCGACTCAACCGCCAGCTGGTCGACCAGGGTGACGTCGACTCGAACATGCAGGACGTCTTCCAGAACGTCATGCAGAACGGCAACACCTTCGGCGACTCGCCGCGAAATCGCGCCGACTGGGCTGACGACCTCGAGTTCGACCTCGCGGACGCTCGCGATGAGGAGGTCGAGTACCTCTGGTACGTCGGCGACTACCCGAGCTACGACGAGCGCAACAAGCGAGTCGCCCGCTCGCTGGCAACTATTCTGGAGGCCGCCGACGTCAGCTTCGGCATCCTCTTCGAGGACGAGAAGTACGACGGCAACGACATCCGCCGCATCGGCGAGGAGTTCCTCTACCTCGAGCTGGCGGGCCACCACGTCGAGTCCTTCGAGGCCTGTGACTTCGAGAAGCTGATCTGTACCGACCCACACAGCTACAACACGTTCGAGAACGAGTACCCCGAGGTCGACTTCGAGGAGTTTGCCGACGATCCGATGATGCCGTTCGAGTACGACGAGTACTGGAACCAGGACGGCGACGTCGAGGTACTTCACTGGACGCAAGCCGTCGAGGAGCTGGTCACCGACGGGAAGCTGGCCCTGTCGGGTACCGAACTCGACTACACCGTCACCTACCACGACCCCTGTCACCTCGGGCGGTACAACGACGAGTACGAGGCCCCGCGCGAACTCATCCGGGCGACCGGCTGTGACCTCCAGGAGATGCCCCGAAACCGCGCCGACTCGTTCTGTTGTGGTGGCGGTGGCGGCGGCCTCTGGATGGACTTCGACGAGGAGCCGAAGCCGAGCGAGGAGCGGCTTCGCGAGGCGCTCGAGGACACCGACGCCGGCGCTGGCGTCGAGAAGTTCGTCGTCGCGTGCCCGATGTGCATGACGATGTACGAGGACGGGCGCAAGACCGGCGGCTTCGAAGAGGACATCGAGATCGTCGACGTCGCAGAACTGCTCGTCGAGGCAATCGGCGAGCGAGAGACGGCGGGCCTCGAGTGA
- a CDS encoding L-threonylcarbamoyladenylate synthase, producing MSDLERAATAIRTGSLVVYPTETVYGLAANALDPTAVERVFEVKRRDRSKPISFAVPSVPAALEHVNASDRERQFMARFLPGPVTVLCRRREIVPDVLTAGDERVGVRVPDHDLALRLCERAETPITATSANVSGRGSVRRPADLDSEVREAVAVVLEVGETAGTESTVVDVASGTIHRRGALADEIEAWLAAH from the coding sequence ATGTCCGACCTCGAGCGAGCGGCGACGGCTATTCGGACCGGGAGCCTCGTCGTCTACCCGACCGAGACGGTGTACGGCCTCGCAGCGAACGCCCTCGACCCCACGGCCGTCGAGCGCGTCTTCGAGGTCAAACGCCGGGATCGATCGAAGCCGATCTCGTTCGCCGTCCCCTCGGTTCCGGCGGCCCTCGAGCACGTCAACGCGAGCGACCGCGAACGTCAGTTCATGGCGCGATTTCTCCCCGGTCCAGTGACGGTGCTCTGTCGTCGCCGCGAGATCGTCCCCGACGTGCTCACCGCCGGCGACGAGCGCGTGGGCGTTCGCGTTCCGGATCACGACCTCGCACTCCGTCTCTGTGAACGCGCGGAAACACCGATCACGGCGACGAGTGCCAACGTCAGCGGCCGTGGGAGCGTTCGCCGTCCCGCCGATCTCGATTCCGAGGTCCGAGAGGCCGTCGCCGTCGTCCTCGAGGTCGGTGAGACGGCCGGCACCGAAAGCACCGTCGTCGACGTCGCCTCGGGGACGATCCACCGGCGTGGCGCGCTCGCCGACGAGATCGAGGCGTGGCTCGCCGCCCACTGA